In the Primulina tabacum isolate GXHZ01 chromosome 7, ASM2559414v2, whole genome shotgun sequence genome, TTAAATTCATTCTTTTCTTCAGTTTATATCTGATATGCCTACTTTTAAATGTCATACATGGTCTCAGAAGGCTTTTGAAGTGAAATTCGTGTTTCTTGAGGCGCCAAtatctttcaaaaaaaattttaacatgGTTTTTCGTCGATGGGCCCATGCCTCCATTATTGGTGATGAATCTTTTTGTTTAGTTTAGTTAAAAAAGTTTCATCAAATGCTAATTAATTTCTCTACTACTTTCACTTTATGTACTGGTATATGTTATTAATGAATAATTGTCCCTTATTGCAGGTTTTAGTGGTTTGTACTTTGCTATAATGAATTTGTTGAACGGCGCCGCATCTGGCTTGATTTGTAGTTTCACTTTCATGTTTAaattgtttgatatttttacaTATCGTTTCAAATTTTAAGAATGCATTTTTCCCCGCACCACTGGATTATTAGATCCAGTCCAATTAATTGTTTTGTTGAATGTGCAGTCAAGAAGAGCTCTGCGGACCCTGAAATCATTAGTTAAACTTCAAGCATTGGTGAGAGGTCACCTTGTGAGgaagcagactgcagatgtttTGCGACGAATGCAGGCACTTGTACGTGCTCGAGCAAGAGCCCGAGCTGGGCGCTTTTGGATTTCTGAATCCCCATATCCAAGCCTGAAATCTTCCTACTTCAGTTATCATGTGAGAAAATACTTGAATTACCTCTTtaactttttaaattttgaattagtCGTAGGGGCATGGCATGACCGGAAAGTGAACAAGTCGGGATGTGGGCCATTCTTTTGATTTCCGGTCAGTGAAAATACATACTACTTTATGATTCGAGCAGTTGTCATACTTCGTAAGTGTGTAAACAGGCCATGTGAAAAGTTTGCTTCAACTAATTTTGTGGTGGAACCTACTTCAATCCCATTGGAGTTGACGATAATCTGGTTTTTATTTGACTTGATGAACATTTGCAATATATTTTCGAATAGGTTTTGTGCCTCAGGGTAATTTAAAGTTTAAACATTGACCGTTCAAAATCTTGTCGAATTTGTGTGCATAAATTTTACCCCGTTCACCTTTTTGACCTTTTGAAGAAAGGCCTCTGTTTTTACATTGCACAACATTTTTAGGGGCCGCCAACACCCGAGAAAATTGATCATGTTGTTCGGACTAGGAGTATGAAGCATGAACAATTAACGATGCTCAAGGTGAACAAAATTGACCTCGTTTCCCCTGGATTATTGTCTTCTTTCTCTCTATAACCATCCAACTGATCATAGATTAATATGTGCGTGCAGAGAAAGAGTTCAAGATCCAGCGACAACTTTTCCTTAGATGCAGAAAAACTACCAACAACTTGCAATAGATTGGACTGTAGATTGGGTGATAGATCATGGGAGATAGGACTTCGTACAAGAAATGGTCCAACAGATGACGAAAGAAGTTATAAGATTCTGGAAGTCGACACGGGAAAACCTTCCGCTACCAATTGTAAAGCATTATTCCATGCTTCTCATCCTAGCCTTGGCTCTGATCTAAATTGTCAAAGCTTTTCAACATCCAAGGACTCCACATTGCATTCAACAGTTCTGAGTCCAATCTCTGGTGAAGTTAAATCTTTGAGCCCTATGAAATTTGCAAAAGATTTTGACAAAAGTGCTTTCTGTACTGCGGAGAACAGCTCACAATTATATTCAGCATCATCCATGGGTTGCAGCTCTAAAAGAGGAGCATTCACCCCTTCGAAGAGCGATGGCTCAAGAAGTTGTCTCAATGGTTACACCGACCACCCAAATTACATGTCTTTCACTGAATCGTCAAAAGCCAAGGCAAGATCCCTCAGTGCTCCGAAGCAAAGACTTCAATACGACAGATCTGGGTCTACAAAGAGATGCTTGGTACATGGATGCAATGAGTCGAGGTTGATTGCCCATAGAGTTTCTGCACCGGATGCAAACTTCACAATCAAAGCTTATCCAGGGTCTGGTCGATTGGACAGGCTTGGAATGCCCACAGGAGAAGGTATTACTGGTTTTCGCGGTGGTCAGTGGCTCGGATGTTAGTTGCCTTTGGTTTGGTATCTTTTTGTTTGACTGATACATTAACCAGCTTCCCTTGCCTTAACATGTTGAAAGGTAGTTTTTCAGTAGTTTAAATGATCAACGCAAGTTTCATATCCAGCAACTTATGCAGCTTTTTACGCAAGTAAAGAAATAACATGTTAACATGGTCCGAATGAATTGTTTGGGTCGTTGACATTATTTTACGGATGCAACACTATAACTATGAATGAAATGCTACgggattttaaatatgtaactGGTCATATCAAGAACTGGTCTTCGATCGAAAAAATGCAATTTCATTaactataaaaattattttcggtatcATAATTAGGTCTAAGATGCTACAAAACTATATAGACTAGTCACTTCGGAATAGGAATATATGTGCATCAGAAACATGGTATAGCCTCTGTGGCCATGAGCAGTTAAGAAATTTAAAGAAAGTGTCTATTATGCTACTTCCAAAGGAATCCAGAGGATATAGCAATGTAATAATATGCATTAAAACCGAGAAATCAAGCGAGCAAAAAACAAATCAGCACAAATTGTAATGGAAAGGAACTATCTCTGAACCAACCAACATTAAAAGACAATAGTCACGGAGCCATGCAAAAATCAACGCTTGCCGCCACCACCTCCGAGCTTAGGGCCACCTCTGGGTCCAGCACCCTTAGGCACGTTACTCTTGGAACCTTTCTGCTTTGACAAAACTTCAGCCTTCTTTGCCTTCTTCTCATCCTTGGttttcttgattctttccttaatTTCACTGCggtgaaaaattaaaaatcacgaGGAACTCTGAACTGCACAGATACCACCGTTCTGGGGTTTGAACTCTTTAACTTACCGTAAAGCAGCTTCACGTGCAGCATCACGGACCTCTGGCTTTTCAGTTCTTCTCTTCTGAATAACTTCCAATGTTGCGCCAACGATAGACCTTGAATAGGGTTTCCTTGTGGCtcgtctcctcttcttcacAGCTTCGGCAGCATCGCCCTGAGTATCAGTGTGGAAGTAAGAGCACAACGAGAATCAGTTAAGAAACATACTGAGAGAAAGAAGATGGTCTCAAGTAAGAAAATACCTTCTTATGTTGTTTTCGGTAAATAGCAGTCCAATTCAGTTTTGCTGGCCTCAGTCGGTTGTGGAAATACCTCTTGCATTTTGAGTTAGCAAAGAGGAAGACCTAAAGAAACCAGAGAGTAAAGCTTTAGCAGAAAGAAACTTAAATTGATGATAAATGTAACCACCTCCCTCTTATATGACCTGGGAGTCGGAGCGAATAAATCTTATGCCCTTTCCTGGATATATCTTGGCACCACTGAAACGACAAAGCTCTGTCCTGATAACCCAATATAAACAGTAAGTTATGAACTTGTATACCACCTGAGCTAAAAAATAAGCAGTGGAAAACAGCAACAGTTCCACTAGAATTCTTAGTTAACAAGAACAAAACTCTCAAGACATTGAAGTCCTCATAAAAAAACCATTTCTGCAATCAACTTTTCTGCAGCAAATCAAGTAATACACAGCTTACGAAGATTGAACATTATGTACCATAGGCTGGAACTAAGACAACACAGAGCGATATGAGAAGGCGAGGATAATAATTAACACCACCATACTCTTCATATGAACTCTTTGAAAACAAGTAAATACACTATGAAAGCTCCAAAAGCACATGATTCTGCAGAGTACCTCCtaaatcataataacaaatGAGTAAAATGCGATTCCAGGTTCAtaaatataaaaagaaaaaattcgaCACTTGACACGCACAAATCACATTTCGAAATCAACTCAAACAGAAGCTAATTCTCCACTGAAAATCTGATTCAAGCCACGTGATCGACCCCTTGAAATTTTATTACACAAGATATTCTACGTTAACTTGCCATTACTTGAACCAAAATGGTCCGCTGAAATCCTAAGACTGCATGATTAGAGCAAGATACACGCGAAAGAAACACTGATCCCATCGAAAACTTGAAACAACAGACATCCCCACAAAAAAGAAAGATCTCAGAACAGCAAAATGTTAATCAAAACGCAAGAAAATCCCGAcaccaataaaaaaaatatggtaAGACAAAGCAATTTTACACACAAGAACCATAAAAGGTACAATTTTACGTAAGTTAGGGGTAGAAAGAGATCGAGAAACATACTTCAGAACCATTGTTGTCCAAGCTTTGTAGAATCAGGGCGGCTTGCTATTCTAAAGAGAGGCTGAAACCCTAGTTTCCCAGCAACCTAAATAGGATCTCGCTTCTGCATGAAAACGGTGTCGTCGTGCATCAGACATGGGCTTTTTAAAGCCCATATTTCGTGGTGGGCTCTCATTTTACAATTGAAGGGCATGGCGTAATGGTTTATTCATAATGGGGCaccaaattaataaatatagattttttacttaaaaaaagaaatagatttttgaaaaatattttccatctcaagaaaataaaaatggttCATTTCCTATATCACCACTGACAgtataaatatttaatgaacCATATTatgatgtaatttttttttaaaaaaattgccaataaatttatatattttctaaGAGCATGTATCTTTTGATACGGTCTTACGGACACATCTAAAGTGGAAAATAACATTGCTAgcataaaaagtcatatttaTTCATATTACAAAATTGATCAATacgatcgtctcacaaaattgattcaCGATTTTCTAATTAAATGACTAAATTAAAATGCAAAAACCCTTATGAGATCATTCAATTTCGTAAGACGGATCTCCGACCCAACGCGTCTCGacccatgaaaaattattgctCTTCCGTATGGATCGATTTGATCTGTCTGACAAATATAGATCCATGAGACCATCTTCATAAAGAGACAT is a window encoding:
- the LOC142552201 gene encoding protein IQ-DOMAIN 22-like isoform X1 encodes the protein MGKASKWFRALLGLKKSDPNPSTRQISQPPKKKWRFVKSHMEKGHLKSQHVVVTNDNDPSHHAVAVAAATAAVAEAAVAAAEAAAVVVKLTSGSGRSTSTSTAACVRKTGAGRWSRKYRAAVTIQSHFRAYLSRRALRTLKSLVKLQALVRGHLVRKQTADVLRRMQALVRARARARAGRFWISESPYPSLKSSYFSYHGPPTPEKIDHVVRTRSMKHEQLTMLKRKSSRSSDNFSLDAEKLPTTCNRLDCRLGDRSWEIGLRTRNGPTDDERSYKILEVDTGKPSATNCKALFHASHPSLGSDLNCQSFSTSKDSTLHSTVLSPISGEVKSLSPMKFAKDFDKSAFCTAENSSQLYSASSMGCSSKRGAFTPSKSDGSRSCLNGYTDHPNYMSFTESSKAKARSLSAPKQRLQYDRSGSTKRCLVHGCNESRLIAHRVSAPDANFTIKAYPGSGRLDRLGMPTGEGITGFRGGQWLGC
- the LOC142552201 gene encoding protein IQ-DOMAIN 22-like isoform X2 — its product is MGKASKWFRALLGLKKSDPNPSTRQISQPPKKKWRFVKSHMEKGHLKSQHVVVTNDNDPSHHAVAVAAATAAVAEAAVAAAEAAAVVVKLTSGSGRSTSTSTAACVRKTGAGRWSRKYRAAVTIQSHFRAYLSRRALRTLKSLVKLQALVRGHLVRKQTADVLRRMQALVRARARARAGRFWISESPYPSLKSSYFSYHRKSSRSSDNFSLDAEKLPTTCNRLDCRLGDRSWEIGLRTRNGPTDDERSYKILEVDTGKPSATNCKALFHASHPSLGSDLNCQSFSTSKDSTLHSTVLSPISGEVKSLSPMKFAKDFDKSAFCTAENSSQLYSASSMGCSSKRGAFTPSKSDGSRSCLNGYTDHPNYMSFTESSKAKARSLSAPKQRLQYDRSGSTKRCLVHGCNESRLIAHRVSAPDANFTIKAYPGSGRLDRLGMPTGEGITGFRGGQWLGC
- the LOC142552202 gene encoding large ribosomal subunit protein eL24y-like, which produces MVLKTELCRFSGAKIYPGKGIRFIRSDSQVFLFANSKCKRYFHNRLRPAKLNWTAIYRKQHKKGDAAEAVKKRRRATRKPYSRSIVGATLEVIQKRRTEKPEVRDAAREAALREIKERIKKTKDEKKAKKAEVLSKQKGSKSNVPKGAGPRGGPKLGGGGGKR